From the genome of Thermaerobacter marianensis DSM 12885:
GCACCACGGCCGTCAGCCGCGGGCGCAGCGCCCGGGCCAGCGGGCCGTCGCCATACCCCACCAGCGCCACCTGATCCGGCACCCGCCGCCCCATGGCCTCCAGGGCCTCCAGCGCCCACGCCGCCAGCCGCGGCGAGGCGGCGAAGAGGGCCGTCGGGGCGGGTTCTTCCGACCACCACCGGCGGCACGCTTCGGCCACGGCCGCGGGATCGGGCCGGACCTCGGCCACGCGGTGCTCCGGCAACTGGCGGCCGTTATGGACCAGGGCCTGGCGGAACCCGCGCAGCCGCTCGCCCGCCGCCGGCGAGCCGCCGGCCGGGCCCAGGTAGGCGACGTCCCGGTGCTTCAGGTTGACCAGGTGCTTGCCCGCCAGGTACCCGGCGCGGTAGTTCTCCACCACCCACGTATCCAGACGGCTTCCCGGAAGAACCCGGCCCGCCGCCACGGCCACGCGCCCGGCCACCCGGGCCGCCAGTTCCTCCCCCGTGTCCCGGGCGGGAACGAGCAACACCGGTTGGTCGGCGGGCAAGGCGGCCAGGCAGGCGGCCTGTTCCGAGGCGTCGTCGGCCACGGGCCACACGGCCACCCGCGCGCCCAGGCGCCGCAGCGCGGCGACCAGCACCGCCGGCAGCTCTTCTTCCTCACCCTCCAGGGGTGGCGTGACGAGGTGGACCACCCCCGCCGTCCATTCCGCCAAGCGACCACCCTCCGCGATCCGATCCCGCTCCGCGCCGGTACGGGCAGGGCGCCGGTCCCTGCCTCCCCGCGGTCCGTGCCTCCCGGGAGCCTGGCGGCCTTTCCGGCGATGCCGCTGGCGCGCGGGATCGGGGTCCATGGGGGCGCCGGAACCGGCGGCCCTGGGCCGGTAGAGGCCGCCACCAGCCCCAGGTTAGCCCACGGCGCCGGCCGGGACAACGGGGCGGCCGGCGGGGCTGGACGGGCGGAATAATCGCCGCCAGCCCCCCATATTCCTGTAGCACGAGAGGAGGGTGCGGGTATGGAGCGACTCAATCGCCTCTGGGTCGTGGTCGCCGTCCTGGTGGTCGCGTTCATGGCGTACAGCGTCGGGGGCTGGCTCAACAACGTGCAGCAAGCCATGACCACCGTCGACGACCTGATGGTGCGCATGACCCAGCTCGAGGCCCAGCAGGCGGAGATCTCCGCCGCCCTGGCGGGCAGCGGCGACCTGGCTTCCGGCTGGGACGACCAGAGCACCGCCGCCGGGGAGCAGCCCGCCGCCGGCGAAGAGCCGAATTCCCCCAGCACCGCCGAGCCGGTGCAGCCCGCCGAGCCCCAGGCCGGCGCCGCCCAGACGGCCACCGTCACCACCCAGTACCTGAACGTCCGGGCCGAGCCCACCCAGGATTCCACCCGGGTTGGCACCCTGGCCAGGGGCAGCACCGTCCAGGTGCTGGAGGAGCAGAACGGCTGGGTCCGGGTGCGCTACCAGGCCAACGGCCGCACCTACGAGGGTTGGGTCGACGCCCGTTACCTTCAGCGGTAGCGGCGCCGGCCGGCGCGGCCGCTTGCGATGGGCGCGCCGGCAGCCTCCGGTACCCGGCCCCAGCACCTGCCCGTCTCCCGCGGCCTCGCCAGGAGGCCGCCATCTCTTTGTCGGGGCCGTGCTGGGGCCGAGAAAGGGCCGCGGGGGCGGTGGCGGCCTCCGCCGGCCGCCACCGCCCCCGCGCTCGCCACGCCGCGCCGCTGCGCCCCTGGGCCCTCAAGGGCAGGCGGCCCTGGGCACCACGTCGGGTTTCGGCGCCACCTTCGCATCGGGCTTGGGAGACATCGCAGGCGTCCCCCGCCGGGTCGCGGGCGGCTCCGCAGCCGGGGCGGCGGCCAGGGCGTCTTCGAGGGCCATCAACAGGTCGGCGATCCCGAAAGGCTTTTCCAAAACCCAGCGAACCCCGAACTCGGAGACGAGCTCG
Proteins encoded in this window:
- a CDS encoding LacI family DNA-binding transcriptional regulator; protein product: MAEWTAGVVHLVTPPLEGEEEELPAVLVAALRRLGARVAVWPVADDASEQAACLAALPADQPVLLVPARDTGEELAARVAGRVAVAAGRVLPGSRLDTWVVENYRAGYLAGKHLVNLKHRDVAYLGPAGGSPAAGERLRGFRQALVHNGRQLPEHRVAEVRPDPAAVAEACRRWWSEEPAPTALFAASPRLAAWALEALEAMGRRVPDQVALVGYGDGPLARALRPRLTAVVPPLDELARQAAAGLAELAAAGRRAGERRAEPVRLAPRLVIRQSCGMRAG
- a CDS encoding SH3 domain-containing protein — protein: MERLNRLWVVVAVLVVAFMAYSVGGWLNNVQQAMTTVDDLMVRMTQLEAQQAEISAALAGSGDLASGWDDQSTAAGEQPAAGEEPNSPSTAEPVQPAEPQAGAAQTATVTTQYLNVRAEPTQDSTRVGTLARGSTVQVLEEQNGWVRVRYQANGRTYEGWVDARYLQR